A segment of the Bdellovibrio bacteriovorus genome:
TTTTTCAGATTCATTGTTGATGCGGGAATAGCCCGCTTCGAAAGCCCATTGGAAACGATCGGACACAAAGTAAATCGGACGAACACCGATGGCCTGCATCTGACTTTTGCTGTCGGTATCGGTGCCACTGTCCGCAATCTCTGCGGCCAAGCCAAACATCAACGCCCAACGATCCGTCACATCATAGGTGTAGTCTTCAACAAATCTCCAGGTCCATGCGCGATTTTGGCTTTCATCCGTCGCGGGTACTGTGCTGTCAGCATAGATATTAAATCCACGCATCGTGCCCTTTCCGTACAAAATGGCAAAGTTGTTGTTACCACCCCATACCGGCCCCTGAAGTCGTGTCGCCAAAGAATAGCCATTCGTAGGAACATATTCTTCGGTGTCGGTGGAGCTTCCCGCCGCCCATGCATACACACCCCAGAAGTTCAGCTTCTGATCCGCGAATGAAGGCACCGCAGTCCAACGCAAATCCAAAGCATTCAAAACCGGACGACCGACATTGGTGTCATTCAAATTATCATCAGCCTGAATCAAGTGAGCGAAAGCAAAGCGCCCTTCACCCAACGGCAGACCTTCGATCCCCGCACCCACGCCGCTCATGTCGGCATAGTAGTACCAGTCAAAAATATGAAGATCGACATCGCGATAAAATCTTTTACCAACCCAGAATTCCCCGGGGATTTCGGTAAAACCACCAGCCTTCACAAACGCTTCAA
Coding sequences within it:
- a CDS encoding carbohydrate porin yields the protein MKTITIALLFLILSSTTHAVETTFTGYLRGGSGLNMQGGHMNCFGNAGMPGNFLRLGNECDFYTELAMVFHHVKPTETDPVFFKTQFRMVYSSLGTRQWEAAANRDTSQIEAFVKAGGFTEIPGEFWVGKRFYRDVDLHIFDWYYYADMSGVGAGIEGLPLGEGRFAFAHLIQADDNLNDTNVGRPVLNALDLRWTAVPSFADQKLNFWGVYAWAAGSSTDTEEYVPTNGYSLATRLQGPVWGGNNNFAILYGKGTMRGFNIYADSTVPATDESQNRAWTWRFVEDYTYDVTDRWALMFGLAAEIADSGTDTDSKSQMQAIGVRPIYFVSDRFQWAFEAGYSRINNESEKTGGGDYVGDRDLGRVTAAAQLSVGKSMWGRPVMRAFVSHSFWNDANQGANFIGNRAPAFSDKLSGTNLGYQFEAWF